The Podospora pseudopauciseta strain CBS 411.78 chromosome 2 map unlocalized CBS411.78m_2, whole genome shotgun sequence genome has a window encoding:
- a CDS encoding uncharacterized protein (COG:C; EggNog:ENOG503NYWH) produces MTAQTDLLLAQRAAASIPEEPQPESATPSLTYSSSDEQEIEEPTKPVPRRRRASTRLIAKSPEDVQRITGETTTQLIRRCCGGGCCLGGAPKKDNNVEYEAIEFPDNDAYRSLNLKIDKIPTTLSGVCDVPEQTAFLQPVRRPSNVPSPSEPAVPFGTESDTTSSVAGIEKTLQDLTLERLDTQIQPPKFVQPHPPHHVFPARIHNTRELTKPGAEKRTFHFDLDVTNYPEGEDVDFKVGGAIGVSAPNEASIVQEILDLLLVPRFLRDKPVLLRTTQGRWPTVWGADQAREIVTTRRDLLTWCSDVQSYPPTKQILRVLAEHTTDATERKILRYLCSAEGQGVFCDFRTGPHISLVQLLHAFPNAKPPLDLLLSVLQPLMPRFYSLSNDPHESFLTRDGKQHRLIEIAVTVHEAEDWRNGTRTGIGSGFFQRQALKFIEAQEKGEKDPEFYIPMFKGLMANPLAKQFVSDGPMLLIGAGVGIAPFRGFVQRRLKTANCANKVWVLQGVRDSLVDELYSGEWGVHEDEVKKVVQSRRGPGRYVQEEVKAQADLVWYIINAVDGRVFVCGSSRGMGEGVEKALVEVAMEKGNLEHDEAQQFWNLKKETGQYIAETW; encoded by the coding sequence ATGACGGCGCAGAcagaccttcttcttgcccagCGTGCGGCTGCGAGCATTCCTGAGGAGCCCCAGCCCGAATCGGCCACACCGTCACTTACATACTCGAGCTCTGACGAACAGGAGATTGAAGAGCCAACAAAACCGGTCCCACGTCGCCGGCGGGCGTCCACACGCCTGATCGCCAAGAGCCCGGAAGATGTGCAACGCATAACCGGTGAGACGACAACGCAATTGATCCGGCGATGCTGCGGCGGAGGCTGCTGTCTTGGTGGTGCCCCgaaaaaagacaacaacGTGGAGTACGAGGCGATCGAGTTTCCCGACAATGACGCATACCGTTCTTTGAACCTCAAGATCGACAAGATTCCTACCACACTCAGCGGAGTGTGCGATGTTCCCGAGCAAACGGCTTTCCTGCAACCCGTTCGCCGGCCCTCCAATGTTCCATCGCCATCCGAGCCTGCTGTGCCGTTCGGCACGGAGAGTGACACCACTTCGTCAGTAGCCGGCATCGAAAAGACACTCCAGGACTTGACATTGGAGAGGCTCGACACACAAATACAACCTCCCAAATTTGTGCAACCACACCCGCCGCACCATGTGTTCCCCGCGCGCATTCACAACACTCGCGAGTTGACCAAGCCTGGTGCTGAGAAGCGCACCTTCCACTTCGACCTTGATGTCACCAACTATccagagggtgaggatgttgaCTTCAAAGTTGGTGGCGCAATCGGCGTGTCTGCGCCCAACGAGGCTTCTATAGTGCAGGAGATCCTCGACTTGCTCCTGGTCCCCCGATTTCTGCGCGACAAGCCTGTGCTCCTCCGGACGACCCAGGGCCGTTGGCCAACCGTTTGGGGCGCCGACCAGGCTCGTGAGATTGTCACCACCCGCCGCGATCTTCTAACGTGGTGCTCCGATGTCCAGTCATACCCACCAACGAAGCAAATTCTCCGTGTGCTTGCTGAGCACACCACTGACGCAACTGAACGCAAGATCTTGCGGTACCTCTGCTCCGCCGAGGGTCAGGGCGTCTTCTGCGACTTCCGAACCGGTCCACACATCAGTCTGGTCCAGCTACTGCACGCCTTCCCTAACGCCAAGCCACcgcttgatcttctcctaTCCGTCCTGCAGCCACTTATGCCCCGCTTCTACTCGTTGTCGAATGACCCTCATGAGTCGTTCCTGACACGCGATGGGAAGCAGCATCGGTTGATTGAGATTGCCGTCACCGTTCATGAGGCGGAGGACTGGCGCAATGGCACTCGGACGGGTATTGGCTCGGGTTTCTTTCAGAGACAGGCTTTGAAGTTCATCGAGGCtcaggagaagggggagaaagaCCCAGAGTTTTATATCCCCATGTTCAAAGGTTTGATGGCCAACCCGCTTGCCAAGCAGTTCGTCTCGGACGGACCGATGCTCCTTATTGGGGCTGGCGTCGGTATTGCTCCGTTCAGAGGCTTCGTCCAGCGGCGTCTCAAGACGGCCAACTGTGCGAACAAGGTCTGGGTGCTCCAGGGTGTCCGTGATTCGCTGGTGGACGAGCTGTACAGTGGCGAGTGGGGTGTCCATGAGGATGAAGTCAAGAAGGTTGTCCAGAGCCGCAGGGGCCCAGGAAGATATGTccaggaggaggtcaaggccCAGGCTGACCTTGTCTGGTACATCATCAACGCTGTCGACGGCAGAGTCTTTGTCTGCGGAAGCAGCAGGGGCATgggcgagggtgttgagaaGGCGCTTGTCGAGGTTGCCATGGAGAAGGGCAACCTGGAGCATGACGAGGCCCAGCAGTTTTGGAACTTGAAAAAGGAGACGGGCCAGTACATTGCCGAGACTTGGTGA
- a CDS encoding uncharacterized protein (EggNog:ENOG503P7K4): MNATLRSYMQRGQKFHESFRRFIVVATDEGHSTCVPILTYGHQACTKKGVKPRKHGIVYASGTRPRMMPGEPDLGFEPVRLELTERTEKLDKESRVNYAKLVTIEHNYRVFFIGRIATSDFHNIVTPAVDYCWQNKNR; encoded by the exons ATGAACGCGACCCTGCGATCCTACATGCAACGAGGCCAGAAGTTTCATGAAAGCTTTCGTCGGTTCATTGTTGTCGCTACCGACGAAGGTCATTCTACTTGCGT GCCTATTCTGACATATGGTCATCAAGCCTGCACCAAAAAGGGCGTGAAGCCCCGCAAGCATGGGATCGTCTATGCCTCTGGTACAAGACCACGCATGATGCCGGGCGAGCCAGACTTGGGTTTCGAACCTGTGCGGCTCGAGCTCACAGAACGAACCGAGAAGCTCGACAAGGAGTCCCGCGTGAATTACGCGAAGCTTGTCACGATCGAGCACAACTACAGAGTGTTCTTCATTGGCCGTATTGCCACCTCCGACTTCCACAACATCGTCACACCCGCTGTTGACTACTGTTGGCAAAACAAGAACCGTTAG